The following coding sequences are from one Lolium rigidum isolate FL_2022 chromosome 6, APGP_CSIRO_Lrig_0.1, whole genome shotgun sequence window:
- the LOC124668502 gene encoding fructose-bisphosphate aldolase 1, cytoplasmic, producing the protein MSAYCGKYKDELIKNAAYIGTPGKGILAADESTGTIGKRFASINVENVEDNRRALRELLFCTPGALQYISGVILFEETLYQSTKAGKPFVEVLKEANVLPGIKVDKGTVELAGTNGETTTQGFDDLGKRCAKYYEAGARFAKWRAVLKIGATEPSQLSIDQNAQGLARYAIICQENGLVPIVEPEILVDGPHDIDRCAYVTEIVLAACYKALNDQHVLLEGTLLKPNMVTPGSDAKKVAPEVIAEYTVRTLQRTVPPAVPAIVFLSGGQSEEEATKNLNAMNKLQTKKPWSLSFSFGRALQQSTLKAWGGKVENVANAQKAFLVRCKANSEATLGTYQGDATLGEGASESLHVKDYKY; encoded by the exons ATGTCGGCCTACTGCGGAAAGTACAAGG ATGAGCTCATCAAGAACGCTGCCTACATCGGCACCCCCGGCAAGGGTATTCTCGCTGCGGACGAGTCCACTGGCACCATCGGCAAGCGCTTCGCCAGCATTAACGTCGAGAACGTTGAGGACAACCGCCGTGCCCTCCGTGAGCTCCTCTTCTGCACCCCTGGTGCCCTCCAGTACATCAGTGGTGTGATCCTCTTCGAGGAGACCCTCTACCAGAGCACCAAGGCTGGCAAGCCCTTCGTCGAGGTCCTCAAGGAGGCCAATGTCCTCCCTGGCATCAAGGTGGACAAGGGCACCGTCGAGCTCGCTGGAACCAACGGGGAGACCACCACCCAGGGATTTGATGACCTCGGCAAGCGCTGCGCCAAGTACTACGAGGCTGGTGCCCGCTTCGCCAAGTGGCGTGCTGTCCTCAAGATCGGCGCCACCGAGCCATCGCAGCTTTCCATTGACCAGAACGCTCAGGGCCTTGCTCGCTACGCCATCATCTGCCAGGAGAATGGTCTGGTGCCCATCGTTGAGCCTGAGATCCTTGTTGATGGACCTCATGACATTGACCGCTGTGCCTATGTGACCGAGATTGTCCTTGCTGCCTGCTACAAGGCTCTCAACGACCAGCATGTTCTCCTCGAGGGTACCCTCCTGAAGCCCAACATGGTTACCCCTGGATCTGACGCCAAGAAGGTTGCCCCTGAGGTCATCGCTGAGTACACCGTCCGCACCCTCCAGAGGACTGTCCCCCCTGCCGTGCCTGCCATTGTCTTCCTCTCTGGTGGACAGAGCGAGGAGGAGGCGACCAAGAACCTGAACGCCATGAACAAGCTCCAGACCAAGAAGCCGTGGTCTCTGTCCTTCTCCTTCGGGCGTGCCCTCCAGCAGAGCACCCTCAAGGCCTGGGGTGGCAAGGTGGAGAACGTGGCGAATGCCCAGAAGGCCTTCCTGGTGAGGTGCAAGGCCAACTCCGAGGCCACCCTCGGCACCTACCAGGGCGATGCCACCCTTGGTGAGGGCGCCTCCGAGAGCCTCCACGTCAAGGACTACAAGTACTGA